The DNA sequence ACGCGTGCGAGAATTGTGCGATCAAAAAGGCATCCTGCTGATCTTGGATGAAGTGCAGGTGGGCATGGGGCGATCGGGCCGCTATTGGGGCTACGAAAACCTAGGGATTGAGCCAGATATCTTTACCTCGGCCAAGGGCTTGGGCGGCGGTGTGCCCATCGGTGCATTACTCTGCAAAGCCCACTGTGATGTATTCCAGCCTGGCGATCATGCCAGCACCTTTGGCGGCAATCCCTTGGTCTGCACGGTGGCCCTCGCTGTCTGCCAAACGCTAGAGCAAAACAATATTCTCGCCAATGTTGTGGCTAGGGGTGAGCAATTGCGGGCAGGGCTGAAAGCGATCGCCCAAACCTATCCCCATCTCATCCATGAGGTGCGAGGCTGGGGGCTAATCAACGGCTTGCAGATTACCGACGACAGCGACTTGACCTCCGTCGCCATCGTTAAAGCGGCCATTGATGAAGGTGTGCTGCTGGTGCCAGCCGGGCCCAAAGTGGTGCGGTTTGTGCCACCCTTGATCGTCAGCGAAGCCGAGATCGATCAGGCTCTCAATGCCGTCCGTCGAGCGATCGCGTCCCTCATCTAAACGTGATATCAAGTCCGCTTAATCAACCACACTTAGCATTGAAACGCCTTCCACCAATGGAACTGGGTCAAGCCTGAGATAAAGTCGGTAAGGTTCAGGAGTTGTACACAGCGCCGCTCTACCCGTTCCAGTAGGTCATCAAGCGT is a window from the Candidatus Obscuribacterales bacterium genome containing:
- a CDS encoding aminotransferase class III-fold pyridoxal phosphate-dependent enzyme — protein: HSCADRAFFCNSGAEANEGAIKLARKYAHTVLGIEEPVILTAQASFHGRTLATITATGQPKYQKNFSPLVPGFHYVPYNDIQALEQAIADLDQGERRVAAIMLEALQGEGGVRPGDLAYFQRVRELCDQKGILLILDEVQVGMGRSGRYWGYENLGIEPDIFTSAKGLGGGVPIGALLCKAHCDVFQPGDHASTFGGNPLVCTVALAVCQTLEQNNILANVVARGEQLRAGLKAIAQTYPHLIHEVRGWGLINGLQITDDSDLTSVAIVKAAIDEGVLLVPAGPKVVRFVPPLIVSEAEIDQALNAVRRAIASLI